In a genomic window of Microterricola viridarii:
- a CDS encoding mechanosensitive ion channel family protein, whose protein sequence is MNDFWAAVGGFFKGINDFLANDPRTFLGTLVNIAIIIVLAFVIRWALHFVVQRVVRQIVSGVKKTQNVDDTQAIAAASPLAAVRLVQRTRTLGSVLTNIINVTIFTVTVLLIINQIDQTVLGSFALLTAAVGAGLGFGAQNIVKDALNGLFMVMEDQLGVGDVVDVGPTTGVVEAVGIRITQIRDVNGTLWFVRNGEILRVGNMSQGWARVIIDLAVPYDTDIEAVEALLLSTATEMATSTRWRSRMLEKPEVWGLESISDDALVIRLVAKTRTVAKDDVSRELRSRLKAALDAAGIKLPALNSIVLSGFDSAASVKGAHPPRTRPVKIVENLAPHAPRAPRPRKNAPAQPTTPPSTPPTTPPRKPSKPSSTKPDA, encoded by the coding sequence ATGAACGACTTCTGGGCGGCCGTCGGCGGATTCTTCAAGGGGATCAACGACTTTTTGGCGAACGATCCGCGGACGTTCCTCGGCACGCTGGTCAACATCGCGATCATCATCGTCCTCGCCTTCGTCATCCGCTGGGCGTTGCACTTCGTCGTGCAGCGCGTCGTGCGCCAGATCGTCTCCGGCGTCAAGAAGACCCAGAACGTCGACGACACCCAGGCGATCGCCGCCGCCTCCCCGCTGGCCGCCGTCCGGCTCGTGCAGCGCACCCGCACCCTGGGCTCTGTGCTCACGAACATCATCAACGTCACGATCTTCACGGTCACGGTGCTGCTGATCATCAACCAGATCGACCAGACGGTGCTCGGCTCCTTCGCGCTGCTCACCGCAGCCGTCGGTGCCGGCCTCGGTTTCGGCGCGCAGAACATCGTCAAGGACGCCCTGAACGGCCTGTTCATGGTGATGGAGGACCAGCTCGGCGTCGGCGACGTCGTCGACGTGGGCCCGACGACCGGTGTCGTCGAGGCCGTCGGCATCCGCATCACGCAGATCCGCGACGTCAACGGCACCCTCTGGTTCGTGCGCAACGGCGAGATCCTGCGCGTCGGCAACATGTCACAGGGCTGGGCGCGCGTCATCATCGACCTCGCCGTGCCCTACGACACCGACATCGAGGCCGTCGAGGCGCTGCTGCTCAGCACCGCGACCGAGATGGCCACGAGCACCCGGTGGCGTTCCCGGATGCTGGAGAAGCCCGAGGTGTGGGGGCTGGAGTCGATCTCGGACGACGCCCTCGTCATCCGTCTGGTGGCCAAGACGCGCACCGTGGCCAAGGACGACGTCTCCCGCGAGCTGCGCAGCCGGCTGAAGGCGGCGCTGGATGCCGCGGGCATCAAGCTCCCCGCGCTCAACTCGATCGTGCTCAGCGGCTTCGACAGCGCCGCCAGCGTGAAGGGAGCCCACCCGCCGCGCACCCGCCCGGTGAAGATTGTCGAGAACCTGGCGCCGCACGCGCCCCGGGCGCCGCGGCCGCGCAAGAACGCCCCCGCGCAGCCCACCACTCCCCCCAGCACCCCGCCCACCACCCCGCCCAGAAAGCCCAGCAAGCCCAGCAGCACGAAACCGGACGCCTGA